Proteins co-encoded in one Callospermophilus lateralis isolate mCalLat2 chromosome 2, mCalLat2.hap1, whole genome shotgun sequence genomic window:
- the Nr6a1 gene encoding nuclear receptor subfamily 6 group A member 1 isoform X4: MERDERPPSGGGGGGGSAGFLEPPAALPPPPRNGFCQDELSELDPGTISVPDDRAEQRTCLICGDRATGLHYGIISCEGCKGFFKRSICNKRVYRCSRDKNCVMSRKQRNRCQYCRLLKCLQMGMNRKAIREDGMPGGRNKSIGPVQISEEEIERIMSGQEFEEEANHWSNHGDSDHSSPGNRASESNQPSPGSTLSSRSVELNGFMTFRDQYMGMSVPPHYQYIPHLFSYSGHSPLLPPQARSLDPQSYSLIHQLMSAEDLEPLGTPMLIEDGYAVTQAELFALLCRLADELLFRQIAWIKKLPFFCELSIKDYTCLLSSTWQELILLSSLTVYNKQIFGELADVTAKYSPSDEELHRFSDEGMEVIERLIYLYHKFHQLKVSNEEYACMKAINFLNQDIRGLTSASQLEQLNKRYWYICQDFTEYKYTHQPNRFPDLMMCLPEIRYIAGKMVNVPLEQLPLLFKVVLHSCKTSVVKE; the protein is encoded by the exons TTTCTGTTCCAGATGATCGGGCTGAACAACGAACCTGTCTTATTTGTGGGGACCGTGCTACAGGCTTGCACTATGGGATCATCTCCTGTGAGGGCTGCAAAGGGTTCTTCAAGCGGAGCATTTGTAACAAACGGGTATATAGATGCAGTCGTGACAAGAACTGTGTCATGTCTCGGAAACAGAGAAACAGGTGCCAATACTGCCGCCTTCTCAAATGCCTCCAGATGGGGATGAACCGGAAGG CTATCAGAGAAGATGGCATGCCTGGAGGCCGGAATAAGAGCATTGGGCCAGTCCAG ATATCAGAAGAAGAGATCGAAAGGATCATGTCTGGACAGGAATTTGAGGAAGAAGCCAATCACTGGAGCAACCATGGTGACAGCGACCACAGTTCCCCCGGGAACAGAGCTTCAGAGAGCAACCAGCCCTCCCCAGGCTCCACATTGTCCTCCAG GTCTGTGGAACTAAACGGATTCATGACATTCAGGGATCAGTACATGGGGATGTCTGTGCCTCCACATTATCAATACATACCACACCTTTTTAGCTATTCTGGCCACTCACCACTTCTGCCCCCACAAGCTCGCAGCCTTGACCCCCAGTCATACAGCCTGATTCACCAACTGATGTCAGCTGAGGACCTGGAACCATTGGGCACACCCATGTTGATCGAAGATGG ATATGCTGTGACACAGGCAGAGCTGTTTGCCCTGCTCTGCCGCCTGGCCGATGAGCTGCTCTTTAGGCAGATTGCCTGGATCAAGAAGCTGCCTTTCTTCTGCGAGCTCTCAATCAAGGATTACACGTGCCTCTTGAGCTCTACATGGCAGGAGTTGATCCTGCTATCGTCCCTTACAGTTTACAACAAACAGATCTTTGGAGAGCTGGCTGATGTTACTGCCAAGTATTCGCCCTCTGATGAAGAATTACACAG ATTTAGTGATGAAGGGATGGAAGTGATTGAGCGGCTCATCTATCTGTATCACAAGTTCCATCAGCTAAAGGTTAGCAATGAGGAATACGCGTGCATGAAAGCAATTAACTTTCTAAACCAAG ATATCAGGGGTCTGACCAGTGCTTCACAGCTGGAACAATTGAACAAGCGATATTGGTACATTTGCCAGGATTTCACtgaatataaatatacacatcagCCAAACCGCTTTCCTGATCTCATGATGTGTTTACCCGAGATTCGATACATAGCAG GAAAGATGGTGAATGTACCCCTGGAACAGCTGCCCCTCCTCTTTAAGGTGGTGCTGCACTCCTGCAAGACAAGTGTGGTCAAGGAATGA
- the Nr6a1 gene encoding nuclear receptor subfamily 6 group A member 1 isoform X3 translates to MERDERPPSGGGGGGGSAGFLEPPAALPPPPRNGFCQDELSELDPGTISVPDDRAEQRTCLICGDRATGLHYGIISCEGCKGFFKRSICNKRVYRCSRDKNCVMSRKQRNRCQYCRLLKCLQMGMNRKAIREDGMPGGRNKSIGPVQISEEEIERIMSGQEFEEEANHWSNHGDSDHSSPGNRASESNQPSPGSTLSSSRSVELNGFMTFRDQYMGMSVPPHYQYIPHLFSYSGHSPLLPPQARSLDPQSYSLIHQLMSAEDLEPLGTPMLIEDGYAVTQAELFALLCRLADELLFRQIAWIKKLPFFCELSIKDYTCLLSSTWQELILLSSLTVYNKQIFGELADVTAKYSPSDEELHRFSDEGMEVIERLIYLYHKFHQLKVSNEEYACMKAINFLNQDIRGLTSASQLEQLNKRYWYICQDFTEYKYTHQPNRFPDLMMCLPEIRYIAGKMVNVPLEQLPLLFKVVLHSCKTSVVKE, encoded by the exons TTTCTGTTCCAGATGATCGGGCTGAACAACGAACCTGTCTTATTTGTGGGGACCGTGCTACAGGCTTGCACTATGGGATCATCTCCTGTGAGGGCTGCAAAGGGTTCTTCAAGCGGAGCATTTGTAACAAACGGGTATATAGATGCAGTCGTGACAAGAACTGTGTCATGTCTCGGAAACAGAGAAACAGGTGCCAATACTGCCGCCTTCTCAAATGCCTCCAGATGGGGATGAACCGGAAGG CTATCAGAGAAGATGGCATGCCTGGAGGCCGGAATAAGAGCATTGGGCCAGTCCAG ATATCAGAAGAAGAGATCGAAAGGATCATGTCTGGACAGGAATTTGAGGAAGAAGCCAATCACTGGAGCAACCATGGTGACAGCGACCACAGTTCCCCCGGGAACAGAGCTTCAGAGAGCAACCAGCCCTCCCCAGGCTCCACATTGTCCTCCAG TAGGTCTGTGGAACTAAACGGATTCATGACATTCAGGGATCAGTACATGGGGATGTCTGTGCCTCCACATTATCAATACATACCACACCTTTTTAGCTATTCTGGCCACTCACCACTTCTGCCCCCACAAGCTCGCAGCCTTGACCCCCAGTCATACAGCCTGATTCACCAACTGATGTCAGCTGAGGACCTGGAACCATTGGGCACACCCATGTTGATCGAAGATGG ATATGCTGTGACACAGGCAGAGCTGTTTGCCCTGCTCTGCCGCCTGGCCGATGAGCTGCTCTTTAGGCAGATTGCCTGGATCAAGAAGCTGCCTTTCTTCTGCGAGCTCTCAATCAAGGATTACACGTGCCTCTTGAGCTCTACATGGCAGGAGTTGATCCTGCTATCGTCCCTTACAGTTTACAACAAACAGATCTTTGGAGAGCTGGCTGATGTTACTGCCAAGTATTCGCCCTCTGATGAAGAATTACACAG ATTTAGTGATGAAGGGATGGAAGTGATTGAGCGGCTCATCTATCTGTATCACAAGTTCCATCAGCTAAAGGTTAGCAATGAGGAATACGCGTGCATGAAAGCAATTAACTTTCTAAACCAAG ATATCAGGGGTCTGACCAGTGCTTCACAGCTGGAACAATTGAACAAGCGATATTGGTACATTTGCCAGGATTTCACtgaatataaatatacacatcagCCAAACCGCTTTCCTGATCTCATGATGTGTTTACCCGAGATTCGATACATAGCAG GAAAGATGGTGAATGTACCCCTGGAACAGCTGCCCCTCCTCTTTAAGGTGGTGCTGCACTCCTGCAAGACAAGTGTGGTCAAGGAATGA